The following proteins come from a genomic window of Peptoniphilus equinus:
- a CDS encoding LysM peptidoglycan-binding domain-containing protein: MRPHKRYQINKLRAFLFLSLIFIFTTGVKIETLDGTTLAKDTHYIEHYVNAGETLWTIAEVYNADTWDQRELVAAIMTHNNVDPIIHQGQILEIPVSK; this comes from the coding sequence ATGAGACCACACAAACGCTATCAAATTAATAAATTACGTGCATTTTTATTTCTTAGCTTGATCTTTATTTTTACAACAGGAGTTAAAATTGAAACTTTAGATGGTACAACTTTAGCTAAGGATACACACTATATAGAACACTATGTGAATGCCGGCGAAACACTATGGACGATAGCTGAAGTTTACAACGCCGATACCTGGGATCAAAGAGAATTGGTTGCGGCTATTATGACGCATAATAATGTAGATCCTATTATTCATCAAGGTCAAATATTGGAAATACCCGTAAGTAAATAG
- a CDS encoding AAA family ATPase: MTLNELDAKIAQLERAIHIKIGQQEVLQRNLQDAESKVETLHEENELLSQVEVLLSLSSDYGREQAKLQIESLVSNCLSFIFETDISFVIELTENGKIAGADFYVVSSYDGYSIKTKPELSRGGGVVDIVSIALRIAMIEIFKPHIEGPLILDEPGKHVSEDFIFNLGEFLRKSSTMFKRQIIMVTHNKYLAQICDRSFYVEQKNAVSSVQELTQDV; encoded by the coding sequence ATGACTTTAAATGAATTAGATGCTAAGATCGCTCAGTTAGAGCGCGCCATTCATATCAAAATAGGTCAGCAGGAAGTATTACAGCGTAATTTACAAGACGCGGAATCTAAAGTTGAGACACTACATGAAGAGAATGAGCTCTTATCACAAGTGGAGGTGCTGCTCAGTCTCTCGAGCGACTATGGTAGAGAACAGGCAAAGCTTCAAATAGAATCCTTAGTATCCAATTGTCTCAGCTTTATTTTTGAGACGGACATTTCATTTGTTATTGAGCTCACAGAAAATGGAAAGATTGCAGGTGCTGATTTTTATGTTGTGTCGAGTTATGACGGCTATAGCATAAAAACGAAGCCGGAGCTCTCGCGAGGTGGTGGCGTAGTGGATATTGTTTCCATTGCACTGCGTATTGCCATGATCGAAATATTTAAGCCTCATATTGAAGGTCCGCTGATTCTTGATGAACCAGGAAAACATGTGAGTGAAGATTTTATTTTTAATCTTGGTGAATTTCTTAGAAAGTCGTCGACGATGTTTAAGCGTCAAATTATCATGGTGACTCACAACAAATATTTGGCGCAAATATGCGATCGTTCCTTTTATGTAGAGCAGAAAAATGCAGTATCATCTGTCCAAGAGCTGACTCAGGACGTTTAA
- the rny gene encoding ribonuclease Y, which translates to MFTLEFLFIILGLIIGTAIGFAVRKYIAEGKINTAEAQAIKIITDAEHQAEAKKREVLLEAKDEIHKLRSDNEKEYKVRRSELQSLESRILNREEAVQKKADSLERKEEKLVARLDDAKIKQEQAKALVEKRELELERVAGLTAEEGKQILLSQLESEITQESALIIKENEQRVKEESTKYAQNVIAQAIQRVAADQVAEATVSVVQLPNDEMKGRIIGREGRNIRSIESLTGVDLIIDDTPEAVVLSCFDPIRREIARVALEKLVQDGRIHPTRIEETVEKARKEVETLIKESGEQAAYDAGVHGLHPEIIKYLGRLKYRTSYGQNVLKHAVEVSNIAGILAEEIGLDPKLAKRGGLLHDIGKSIDHDVEGPHVDLGVDIARRYKESDVVINCIEAHHGDVEFKCVEAILVTAADAISAARPGARRETVESYVKRLEKLEEIATSFDGIEKSYAIQAGREVRIIVKPEVISEAEITLTARKIVKEIEAQLDFPGQIKVNVIRETRAVDYAK; encoded by the coding sequence GTGTTTACTTTGGAATTTCTATTTATTATTCTTGGTTTAATAATTGGGACTGCCATTGGCTTTGCCGTTCGAAAATATATTGCAGAAGGGAAAATTAATACTGCCGAAGCTCAGGCTATTAAGATTATCACGGATGCAGAACATCAAGCTGAAGCTAAAAAACGCGAAGTTCTTTTAGAAGCTAAAGATGAAATCCACAAATTGCGCTCAGATAATGAAAAAGAATACAAAGTTCGCCGTAGTGAGTTACAATCTTTGGAAAGTCGTATACTCAACCGTGAAGAAGCTGTACAAAAGAAAGCTGATTCCCTTGAAAGAAAAGAAGAAAAGTTAGTTGCACGTCTTGATGATGCTAAGATTAAGCAAGAACAAGCCAAAGCTCTTGTGGAAAAACGAGAACTGGAGCTGGAACGCGTTGCAGGTTTAACTGCTGAGGAAGGTAAACAAATTTTGCTCAGCCAACTGGAGTCTGAAATTACTCAAGAATCTGCACTGATTATCAAAGAAAATGAGCAACGCGTGAAAGAAGAAAGCACTAAGTACGCACAAAATGTGATTGCCCAAGCTATTCAGCGAGTGGCTGCTGATCAAGTTGCTGAAGCGACAGTCTCTGTCGTTCAGTTACCTAATGATGAAATGAAAGGTCGTATCATAGGTCGCGAAGGGCGCAATATTCGCAGCATTGAATCGTTAACAGGTGTTGATCTCATTATTGATGATACGCCCGAAGCGGTGGTACTATCATGTTTTGATCCGATTCGTAGAGAAATTGCTCGGGTGGCGTTGGAAAAATTGGTACAAGATGGGCGCATTCATCCGACGCGTATTGAAGAAACGGTTGAAAAAGCGCGTAAAGAAGTGGAAACACTCATCAAAGAGTCCGGTGAACAAGCAGCTTACGATGCTGGTGTTCACGGGTTGCATCCCGAAATTATCAAATATTTAGGGCGCTTAAAATATCGTACCAGCTATGGACAAAATGTGTTGAAACACGCTGTAGAAGTATCGAACATTGCAGGTATTTTAGCTGAAGAAATCGGTTTAGATCCTAAGCTTGCCAAACGTGGCGGTTTACTTCACGATATTGGAAAGAGTATTGATCATGACGTGGAGGGACCTCATGTGGATCTTGGTGTCGATATTGCGAGACGCTATAAGGAATCTGACGTTGTCATCAATTGTATCGAAGCACATCATGGTGACGTTGAGTTCAAATGTGTGGAAGCTATTCTTGTGACTGCAGCTGATGCCATCAGTGCGGCAAGACCCGGAGCTCGCCGTGAAACGGTAGAATCTTATGTCAAACGGTTGGAGAAATTGGAAGAAATTGCTACATCCTTTGATGGGATTGAAAAATCCTATGCTATCCAAGCGGGACGAGAAGTTCGCATTATTGTAAAACCTGAAGTTATTTCTGAAGCGGAAATTACGCTGACAGCTCGTAAAATTGTCAAAGAAATTGAAGCACAATTGGATTTCCCCGGACAGATCAAAGTCAATGTCATTCGGGAAACTCGCGCTGTCGACTATGCAAAATAA
- a CDS encoding AAA family ATPase: MIYITKIEIDNFQSHKHTVMDFHHGLNVIVGRSDSGKTAVLRAIKWVLYNDPAPSSLLRLQETQMKVSLSFSNGAKVTRLWSSNGKENKYILNRADGEELVLEKFNRGVPDEVIEEIGISKIDLGGPKSEGINIGEQLDGPFLLTETPSTRASAIGRLIGVNFIDDALRDVIKDIKGNSRRIKDQDDLVAHFKEELRNFESLDEEIKNLERIKAKREQLAKSTSLYQELKQLKTAYETNIHDIDMTEEAIAKMGDIDMVDSKINRVSQCLERKTELTQLYRVLHSVSEELVHLSNQLRHLKNLGKTELTWYKLNEEARTVGDLTLLKMNLDQVNERLSIGENYLKKFETLESTRSVLKTTETKIKTLTELKTLHDAITLLCDALQTEEERYLLQVRELSDTEENYENLFVALGYCPLCHSKITQDHFHGGQYE, translated from the coding sequence GTGATCTACATTACAAAAATTGAAATTGACAACTTTCAATCCCATAAGCACACGGTGATGGACTTTCATCATGGCCTTAATGTCATTGTGGGACGTTCAGACAGTGGCAAGACGGCTGTGCTGCGTGCTATAAAATGGGTTCTTTATAATGATCCTGCTCCGAGCAGTCTTTTACGACTTCAAGAAACGCAGATGAAAGTGAGTTTAAGCTTTAGCAATGGTGCTAAAGTCACACGTCTTTGGAGCAGTAACGGCAAAGAGAACAAATACATACTCAATCGTGCCGATGGGGAAGAATTAGTTCTTGAAAAATTCAATCGTGGTGTACCGGATGAAGTGATAGAAGAGATTGGTATTTCAAAAATTGATTTAGGCGGCCCGAAGTCGGAAGGTATTAACATTGGGGAGCAATTAGATGGACCTTTCTTGCTCACTGAGACGCCTTCTACACGTGCCAGTGCTATTGGTCGCTTGATTGGTGTCAATTTTATCGACGATGCACTCCGAGATGTCATCAAAGATATTAAAGGCAATTCAAGGCGTATTAAAGATCAAGATGACTTGGTGGCACATTTTAAAGAAGAACTCAGGAATTTTGAGAGTTTAGATGAAGAAATTAAGAATCTTGAACGTATCAAAGCCAAGCGGGAACAGCTTGCCAAATCTACCTCCTTATATCAGGAATTGAAGCAGCTTAAAACAGCTTATGAGACCAATATACATGATATAGACATGACAGAAGAGGCCATTGCAAAAATGGGTGATATCGACATGGTGGATTCGAAAATTAACAGAGTCTCTCAATGTCTGGAACGTAAAACGGAATTGACTCAACTTTATAGGGTGCTTCACAGCGTGTCAGAAGAGTTGGTTCATCTCAGCAACCAGTTACGCCATCTTAAGAATTTGGGAAAGACTGAACTGACATGGTATAAATTGAATGAAGAAGCGAGAACTGTAGGCGATTTAACCCTCCTTAAGATGAATTTAGATCAAGTCAATGAACGCCTAAGTATAGGAGAAAACTACCTCAAAAAATTTGAGACACTTGAATCCACACGATCGGTCCTTAAAACCACTGAAACTAAAATCAAGACATTGACGGAGCTTAAAACTTTGCATGATGCCATAACGTTGCTATGTGATGCACTTCAAACTGAAGAAGAAAGGTATTTGCTTCAAGTTCGAGAGTTGTCAGATACAGAGGAAAACTACGAAAATTTGTTTGTAGCCCTTGGTTATTGCCCGCTTTGTCATAGCAAGATAACGCAAGATCATTTTCACGGAGGTCAATATGAATGA
- a CDS encoding tyrosine recombinase XerC — protein sequence MQVNYLDDFLSYLSVARGSSPTTQKEYYYDIRKFLCYILVSHEIVNTAQLEDVNIDSVTLDVLKAISKQDIYNYLTFLDRKQKNSNRTKVRKLSAIRSFFKYLTGVVEVLDVNPAEDIEGPKIKRTVPIYLTLDEAIAILDTIDQAKVKEQYKRRDYCIVTIFLNCGLRISEMVSLNVIDVKKDMIRVMGKGQKEREIFLNDACRSAIDAYLKVRPESKSNALFLSMRRNRISPRSVQHMVAKYVEATGLDPNKYTVHKLRHTAATLMYQHGGADILSLQEILGHESVQTTQIYTHVNDAQLKETLKNNPLSSVHAVSDAHSKK from the coding sequence ATGCAAGTCAATTATCTCGATGATTTTTTATCGTACTTATCTGTGGCGCGTGGTAGCTCGCCGACGACTCAAAAAGAATATTATTATGATATTCGGAAGTTTTTATGTTATATTTTGGTGAGTCATGAGATTGTCAATACGGCACAGTTAGAAGATGTGAATATTGATTCAGTGACATTGGATGTTTTAAAAGCTATTTCTAAACAAGATATTTATAACTATCTCACGTTCTTAGATCGGAAACAAAAAAATTCCAATCGAACAAAGGTTAGAAAATTATCAGCCATTCGAAGTTTTTTTAAATATTTAACAGGTGTTGTAGAAGTGCTGGATGTCAATCCCGCCGAAGATATTGAAGGTCCTAAAATCAAACGTACAGTGCCGATATATCTCACTTTGGATGAAGCTATTGCTATTTTAGATACCATTGATCAGGCCAAAGTGAAAGAACAGTATAAGCGACGCGATTATTGTATTGTCACTATCTTTTTAAACTGTGGACTGCGGATCTCAGAAATGGTTAGTCTTAATGTTATCGATGTAAAAAAAGATATGATTCGTGTCATGGGAAAAGGTCAAAAAGAACGTGAAATTTTCCTTAATGATGCTTGCCGTTCAGCTATTGATGCTTATCTTAAAGTCCGGCCGGAATCAAAAAGCAATGCGCTTTTTTTAAGTATGCGAAGAAATCGCATCAGTCCGCGCAGTGTTCAGCATATGGTGGCAAAATATGTTGAGGCTACCGGTTTAGATCCGAATAAGTATACCGTGCATAAATTACGTCATACTGCAGCTACCTTAATGTATCAACATGGCGGTGCTGATATACTCAGTCTTCAGGAGATTCTCGGACATGAAAGCGTACAGACAACACAGATATACACTCATGTCAATGATGCGCAGCTAAAAGAAACTTTGAAGAACAATCCTTTATCATCAGTCCATGCAGTATCAGATGCCCATTCTAAAAAATAA